taaaaaaaaaacaagttaaaacttAATTCCGAACAGCCTGGGTAAGCAAAGTGATTaggaaacaatacaaaaaaaaaaaccaatcgctgtacatagattaaaaaaataaatataatacacTGTACCGAAATTATTGATATCTGATGATTCTAAgcagtccttttctttttctatctcaTCGAGTCTCCGCAAATCAATCTAAAGTAAAAAGCAATGGCTTCAAGGAACAAGAAACCAGCAAAACCCTCAAGCAGTAGAGCAGGCGGTATCCGTACTCTCTCCGATCTGAACCGGCGGTCTGGACTTGACTCTGACAGCGATGATGAGGATGCTCCTCAAGAGTACTACACTGGTGGCGAGAAAAGGTAACAAACAACTACTCTCCCTTGAACCTAActttatattcaaatttatttcttctgtcttttcaaagttttgatttttaatataaagttgTAGTCTTTTTTGGGTTAGCAAAAATGGGATtctcttataattttatgaattcttTGATTTGTCTGTTAATTGATGGGTTAATAGTGGTAATTGGTTGAATTATGAAGTGTGTTTTTAGTGTTGAGGGTCGAGGATGAatttttcaagaagaaaaatggatGGGGGGGGGGTGTTTTTAGTCATGGCAAGAGCGATACTTGAAAGTTTAAGCATTGAAAAGCATGGAGTAGAAAGTTGGGCATTTGAGAATTAGACCCTTGGGTGGAGGGATAGTGTGGAAACTGGTTCTGGGTTTTACAGCTTGGTGTGTCGCACGGTGTGATATTAGTAGTGCACTGTTAGTTTTGTTGGCCTGTGGAAACAGTTCCTTCTGTTGGAtgggttttaattttcattttgattctgTCTAGAAGTAAGCACTGAACTCGCTGTCTTGAAAATGCTTCTGGGAGGTTGCAAGAGGATCCGGATAACAGCATTAGTAGAGTGTGGATGATGATGGGATTTATCTATAGAGCATACTTTCTGTAGAGGTTCATTTCCCACTTGATTCTGGAGCTGGAGCTGTAGCATAGGTAGAGAAGAAACACCTTATTCAGAGTCTCAAGACTAGGCTTGTAGACTGGGTGCTTACCAAAGAAAGCTTTGTGGTCTTGGAATGTGTATAGATGATGGTTCTTTAGTGCATTTTTAGCATTATTTCAGCCTTGTATTTATCGGGTTGTGTCATCAGTAAATCCGTTTTATTTTGTATTCGAagcatttataattttcaacctTTCATAATTCTTtgaagaaccaaatttgatatttgcTTATTTTCATATTCTCAACTATTTggtaattcaattttttttgtgattttgctCTTTTCAATCCTATAACTGTGGCACCACTATTATCCAATTCTTTTGGTAAATTCCCATGATTGCACTTAAAGCTTTAGTTGCTATGCCTATGTCTATCATTACTTTTATCTGACTCGAATCCCTTGGTTATTCCTTCCTATGTATGAAATGTGTTTATATTTAAGTACTTCTTCATACTTCTAACActaatttttattgttgcagTGGTATGCTCGTCCAAGATCCTACAAAAGGTAATGATGTGGATGCGATTTTCAATCAAGCTAGACAACTTGGAGCCGTTGAAGGTCCTCTGGAGAATCTTAATCAATCTTCAAGCTCAAGAAGCTTTACTGGAACTGGTAGATTACTATCGGGGGAGACTGTACCATCTGCTCCTCAACAACCTGAGGCTGTCGTTCACAATATTGTTTTCTGGACCAATGGTTTCACTGTAGACGATGGCCCCTTGAGGAGGCTTGACGATCCCGAAAATGCATCTTTCTTAGAGGTAATAgcaataaaagtttaaaatgaaataaaagaattttttcagaaattagACTATTGCTCTGGATTTCAACATCTCTGTTTCCACCACTCTACTGTGAGAAAAATTCAAAGCATGTGTTGAATGCAACATTCTCGATCATAATTTTTTCACCATTTTTCTTGAATCAACAATGACTCATATCGATCTAGCTACATAGGTAGTTCATCCTTGGGCTTCTTTTTCCACATCCTCTTGAACCTTCACTTATAGCAACATAAACTAGCGCAActttcattatattttgttgtgttttacTTTTACATATTGATGTGATCCAAATTAGTATCAAAGGAAAAGTTGGAATTAGAATGAAGGAATTGATAGGAATTGAGAACAAATACATAAACCTTAGAGAGAAGctcttttctaaaatttattttataaaatgacatTCAAAACTTCTTAGGAATACAATTTAAGGCCTAATTTATAAACTTCCTACATCTTGTAAACACCTAACAACAATAGTAAAAAATTACAGCCATGACTTGGACAAgaagtcaaaagttatggctcaaAACCCAATTGTAAGTTCAACTGAAAGCAGCCCACAATCCTTGCTAGAAATCAGGAACTAAATCATCAATTTAGTCAACATTTCTAGCTGCATACCATTGAACTTGCTGAAAATCAGCAAGGTAGTCAACAATTCAGTATACTTTACAGCTGCACATCATTCTCTCCCTCTTAGGAAGACTTGTCCTCATGGGTGTTAGGATAATATGACTCAAAATGCTTAACATTGAAGGTATTTGAGATGTTAAAATGAGCTGGCGGCTGCACAATATAAACATTATCATTAATCTTAGCCAATATCTTGCATGGATTTAACCTTCGATCAACCAACTTTTCATAGGTCCATGAGGATGCATTTCTTTGGTCAATACCACCCAAAACCAAATTCCATTCTTCAAAAACAAGTCGTCTTCTGTGTTAGTTGATGCTTTATATTCAGCATTGGACTGCTCAATTTTCTCCTTAACTTGAGTGTGGACAGCTTGTATAAATTCTGTAAAATTTTCTTACCcttgcattttctttcttgaaagtTGGTAGTGGAGTCAAATCAAGAACACTTAAGAGGTTTCTTTCCATAGACCACCTCAAAAGGAGAGTAATTGGTAGTTCTTTCAGCCAAAGGTAGGATGTTCTTCCAATTCCTAGGATTCTTACCAATTAAGCATCTTAACAAGTTGCCAAGACTCCGATTAAAAACTACCCCCACTTTAATAGAGTCATGCTTCCTTTGAGTTAACGAAAGTCCAAGAACAAAATCCATGCACCTTTTGAGATTCACATAGAACTTTTCTTGCCTCAAGATCCTCCAAACAATGTTTGAGGCTGTGCAAGCTTTATAGAGGGTTTGAGTGTAGTTAAAATGGAGAAATTGCTCACGCaactttttcttcatcttctctcAATTATTAACGTTACCTTTATCACTTCTTTGGCGAGAGACTTGCAAATGTTCCCACCAAGTTGAAGCACTTCCCTTGAGGCAGATAACCACAAGCTTAACTTTCCTTTCATCTACGTCATGGTAGTCAAAAACTCTTTTCACCATGTTTAACCAATCTACAAAATCATCCAGGTTCAAACTTCCTTGGAATTCTGGAAGTTCAACCTTGATGTTTTGCTCAAGTCATGGCTCAAACTGAGAATGTGAATTCTCAAGTTCATGATCAACCACACTAGGAGGAACCATTTGTTGTCCAAGCCCTGTAAGGAGCTCAACTTGTCTTCGTAATTCAACAATCTCATCAATTCTATAATCATTATGCTGCTGTCCACTATTCCTCCACACGAGGGTTGGCTTCAACTCCTTctcaactcctttttttttcccccagCTAGTAACCATTTTAGAACTTGCTGAAAATTAGCAAGATTGTTAATTATACAGTCTACTTTCCAGCTACATATTACCCGTGCCCTTATTTCTTCAGTTGTATTGTTTGTGGTGATGTTATGATATTGTTCTATTATGTTTTATTGCAGAGCATCAGGAAGTCTGAGTGTCCGAAGGAGCTTGAACCCTCAGATAGAAGGTCCTCAGTTCATGTCAATTTGATTAGGAGGGACCAAAAGTGCCCGGtgagtctctctctcttccctttGTTAGTATTTACTGAGACTAACAATTCTTTCTGGAACTTTATAAATTACCATCTTGTTTGTAATCTCCAATTCAGTGTTCTAGTCGATAGTTCTTGTCCAAAAAATGCACCCGCATGCTTTCGCATGTGAGCGTTTGAAAGACATGGGTGTTTGAGTTGTACCAACACTCTGCTATTGTTTTCCTGCAGGAACCAGAGAAGCAGCGCCATGCTGCATTCCAAGGTATAGGGAGGACTCTAGGAAGCAGCAGTGCTTCACCTGCATCTGAACCACCAGCTGATTCTGCTCCTCTGAGCTCTGCTCCAGCCCCTTTAATGGGCCTGGTTGTGGATGAAACGCTGCCATCGACTTCAATTCAGCTTAGGTTGGCTGATGGGACCCGCATGGTGGCCCACTTTAATAATAGCAACACAGTCAATGACATTCGATCCTTCATTGATGCATCCAGGCCTGGGGGTGCTCGGAATTATCAGCTGCAGTTGATGGGGTTCCCTCCGAAGCTTCTTACTGAGCCAACTCAGACAATAGAGCAGGCAGGCCTTTCCAATTCAGTTGTTATTCAGAAATTCTAGCAAAGCTGCATGCAGGTCGCATACTATCTCTAGTCGTTATTGTGCTGTCTCTTGTAGTAAGTAAACCAATTTTATGAACATCAAGACCTTGAATATCTGTTTCCTAATATACAAAAGGGAGGGTTTTGGTGGCTGGTTGCTTGGACGATGGAGTTGAGTTTTGTGATTCGAAAATATATTCTTCTGCAGTCTTGTAAATTGTATGCTCTTGTTTTGCTAGCTTGACATGTTCTCATTTCTCACTTTTTTCATGCTGCTGGTATCATTTCCCCCGTACAATTGTACAAACCACAATATattttactctctctctctctctctctctcctctctgctCTCCGCTCCTTCAAGCATGGCTCAACTTGGTGAAGAGGATTGAAGTATATGACTGGCTATTACAATtacaacaaaaactaaagctTGTGCCTGTTTTTTCGGTTGCGTTTATGAATGCCCACGCGATTTAGGTAGTTTTAGTTAGTGTTTTAGGTAGTTTAGTTAGTGTTTGACATTATAGTAATAGttatttttgtaagtaatttttaaaaaatatattaaaataattattttattttttaaaattttgtttttaatgtatattagtataccaaaataatttaaacacattaaaaaattattttaaatttaaagtaaaacaaaaataatttttttaaaaaaaatatggtgtgATAGCTATAATAAATATGCTCTCAACATGGATGTGTTGGAAACATGtggttattttgaaaaaaaaaaacaaaaagttcattttagtccatGTACTTTTGAAGATATAGCTCTTACGTCCCTTTGGTTTAGGAAAATTCAACTTTGGTCTTCATTTATCAATcataaaacaaagtttaaatttcaaattcatatataaaactataagaatattttataaattagaaaTTCAAACATTACATTAAAACAAAGGGATTACAACTCTAAAACAAAGATTGATCCAACGGAATCGAAGAACACCCTACAGTACTCCACTAATCGTAATTCGATTCCCATTCCTACTTTGGGATGACTAGGAATTTCAACTGTGGTTTTTGGTGACTGATAAATCTGGATGTACGTAGCTGTGGGTGTTGATGGAAAAGGTGTTTGAGAATGAATACTGTGTCAAAATGTTTTTATGCTGAACAAAACGTAAAAACAGtgaaagatttattttatagctaattctgccttttagttttaaaaatattggctTTCAAAGTATTTCATTAATTTGGGATTTTACGTACCAAATAGATGTTCTTTTAGAGCCAAAGGTCCTAAAAGCTcttaaaaatctataatatttgtgtaattaCTAAGACAACAGGACGTCCAACGAATAATATTGAGAGCCTATTTGGCAatttatggatttttatttattttttaggggcctttttctcccaaaaaaaaaagtgtttgtaaagtttttaaaattattttgaaagccctttaaaaaataaaaatcaaaaattattaaacgaGTTTTTTAGCCCTCAGTTATATAAATCTCGTTATGAAAATTAATCtagagttattaaaaaaattcaaaacaatggGTTATAGAGTCAAATTCTTACAATGCTATTACCTGGATTAGAAGGAAAAATGTTTGGCATTGGCACTTccaaattgaattcaattatattttcaatgcaTGCAATAGGCtttcttttatgtgttttaaacatgtttttagaGAGATATTGCAGATCATTTGACCAAGCAAGAAGTTCTTAGAGAATATAAGGTAGTTGTCTTGTTATAACTTCTTTTATTCAGGGTTTATTATGCTTTATTATATTtgtgggtttggttttttttttttttaataattggggaattttattaaataaagttcTAGTGCCATGAAAGTATAATGACAAACCAGCACGGGAGATACATGCAAGACTATTTACAAACTACTatataaaataagaacaaaaccaAGTTGGGATCGAGGAAGTTCATCCAGTCGACTTACTCCTCCATACCTTAACCAGCTACCATTCAACACAGTTACAATTAACAACCAAACTCATGAGTATAACGGAAAAGGGTGACCAATTGTGGGAAATAATCATGCAGTTCTTCTTTAAAGGAAAGTCTGCCTTGGCGATCAAATGATGCTGACTGAAAGTGCCCTTACTTCATGTCAAGTAACTTATTAAGTCATATGAATTATTGACGCAGCAAGAAAATTAACAGAGGGATCCTCACGTTCACCCTCAAAAGTTTATCTGGAATCCACcagaaaatgagagaaagtCTCAAAACTGTATTGAATATTTGGAATACAAAAGTGAGAGTAAGGCAACGCTTACGTTGTGTATTTATTCTACTTGAAACATGCATGATTAATTATACCTATTGAATGCCATTTAAATCTCAGCGTACAATACTCATGACCTTTTCGTCTTCACTGTGCACCtatcaatttatgttttaaattcccCTGCCAAGCGTTCTGCATCAGCAGACTCCTCCACTTTGAAAGAACTCGCCTCTGAGTTATCTTCAGAATAAAGAGCTTCATCTTCATGATACTCATACAAATCTGTAACATTAAACGTGCTTGAAATTCCCATAGATGCAGGCAGGTCAATAACATAGGCATTATCATTGATCTTCCTTAAAATCTTATAAGGTCCATACTTGCGTGGCTTCAGCTTGTTGTAGGTTCCAACAGGGAATCGCTCCTTTCTGAGAAAAACCATCACATAATTTCCTTCATTGAAAACTTTAGCACGCCTATGCTTGTCTGCAGCAACTTTGTACCTAGCATTGATTTTTTCCAGCTTATCTCGCACTTCTTCTTTAACCTCAATAACGTCTTTAGCCATATGCTGAGCGCCTATGCTAACTCCATGAGCTTTGGGAAGTTTTACCAAGTCAACGGCATGGTTAGGAACTGAAGTATATACCAAAGAGAAAGGAGACTTTCCTGTGGCACTATGAACTGCGTTATTGTAAGCAAACTCTACTTGCGGTAAGGCATTGTCCCACTTCTTTGATTTATCAATACATACACTTCGAATCATGTTGCCACGCGTTCTATTAGTCACCTCTGTTTGGCCATCTGTTTGTGGATGTGTTGTACTGCTACGCTTCAAGGTAGTACCGAAAAGCTTCCATAGAGTAATCCAGAAATGACTCGGAAATTTGGTGTCACGATCAGATGTAATAGTTTTGAGTACACCATGCAAACGCACCACCTCCCTGAAAAATAGTTTAGCTATATGAGTAGCGTCAGAAGTCTTTCTACAAGCTATAAAATGTGCCATCTTAGAGAACCTGTCAACCACAACAAACACAGAATCAACCCCACTTTGGGTTCGAGGAAGCCCCAATACAAAATCCATGGACAAGTCTTGCCAAATATCGCTAGGAACCGGTAAAGGCATATAAAATCCAGTATTTTGAGTTTGTCCCTTTGAAACCTGACAAACATAGCAGTTTCTCATAATTTTGCCAACGTCCTTCTTCAACTGAGGCCAAAAATAACGTTCCTCAACTCCTGCAATGGTTTTGTCTCTTCCTAGGTGCCCGCTCAAACCGCCTCCATGAATATCTCGAATAAGCTTCTCTCGTAAGGATGAGCTGGGAATACATAACCTGTTGCCTTTAAACAAATACCCTTCTCTCATGTGGTAGTCTGAAACCGGTTGACTCTGAGCACACTTCACCCAAACTTCTTTGAAATCAAGATCAGCTTCATATAACTCCTTTAGAAATTCAAATCCCACAATCTCTTGTGCTAAAGTAATCAACAAGTCTGCTCTCCGACTTAAAGCATCAGCAACACGATTGAGAGAACCAGATTTATGCTTAATCACAAAAGGGAACTTCTGAAGGAAAGTGGCCCATCTGACATGCATTTTACTCACACTTTTCTCGCTGTTGATAAACTTCAAGGCTTCATGATCAGTGTAAAGAACAAATTCTCGTTGCACTAGATAATGCTCCCATTGTTTCAAAGCACGCACAACTGCATAAAATTCTTGATCATAAGTACTCCACTTTTGACGGGCCTCACTTAATTTTTCACTGAAGAATGTCATTGGTCTTTTTTCTTGAGACAACACAGCTCCCACCCCCAATCCACTTGCATCACATTCGAC
The DNA window shown above is from Populus trichocarpa isolate Nisqually-1 chromosome 4, P.trichocarpa_v4.1, whole genome shotgun sequence and carries:
- the LOC18097306 gene encoding plant UBX domain-containing protein 4, with amino-acid sequence MASRNKKPAKPSSSRAGGIRTLSDLNRRSGLDSDSDDEDAPQEYYTGGEKSGMLVQDPTKGNDVDAIFNQARQLGAVEGPLENLNQSSSSRSFTGTGRLLSGETVPSAPQQPEAVVHNIVFWTNGFTVDDGPLRRLDDPENASFLESIRKSECPKELEPSDRRSSVHVNLIRRDQKCPEPEKQRHAAFQGIGRTLGSSSASPASEPPADSAPLSSAPAPLMGLVVDETLPSTSIQLRLADGTRMVAHFNNSNTVNDIRSFIDASRPGGARNYQLQLMGFPPKLLTEPTQTIEQAGLSNSVVIQKF